In Nocardia sp. NBC_00403, one DNA window encodes the following:
- a CDS encoding LLM class flavin-dependent oxidoreductase yields the protein MSASRKQFHLNAFLMGVGHHEAAWRHPRTEEHRVLDVEHFQELGRIAERGKLDSVFFADSLAVGPRIKRNTLAVFEPVTLLAAIAAATSRVGLIATASTTYNEPFNLARKFASLDHISSGRAGWNIVTSGSEEEAFNFGFEAIPEHARRYERAQEFVDVTIQLWDSWESSAIVLDPKEGVFADPDKVHTVDYDGPRFKVRGPLNSPRSPQGRPLLVQAGSSESGKEFAAQYAEAVFTAQRTLAEGQAFYRDLKSRLPKYGRSADELKVLPGLVPYIADTTAEAEALEREFTDLISPDYALGQLSRLLGIDLTEHALDAPLPPLPSVTEIEGGKSRFTLVKELAENENLTVRQLIGKLGGGRGHRSFAGTPTQIADELQTWFENGAADGFNIMPPYLPGGLEVFVERVVPILQERGLFRSDYEADTLRGHYGLESVESQFAEVQTEASA from the coding sequence ATGTCGGCATCTCGTAAACAATTCCACCTCAACGCCTTTCTGATGGGAGTCGGGCACCACGAGGCGGCGTGGCGACACCCGCGCACCGAAGAGCACCGGGTGCTCGACGTGGAGCACTTCCAAGAGCTGGGGCGGATCGCCGAGCGCGGCAAGCTCGACTCGGTGTTCTTCGCCGACAGCCTCGCGGTCGGCCCGCGCATCAAGCGCAATACGCTGGCGGTCTTCGAGCCGGTGACGCTGCTGGCCGCCATCGCCGCGGCCACCTCGCGGGTCGGGCTGATCGCCACGGCTTCCACCACCTACAACGAACCGTTCAATCTGGCCCGCAAGTTCGCCTCGCTCGACCACATCAGCAGCGGAAGGGCGGGCTGGAACATTGTCACCTCGGGCAGCGAGGAGGAGGCGTTCAACTTCGGCTTCGAAGCCATCCCCGAACATGCCCGCCGCTATGAACGGGCGCAGGAATTCGTCGACGTCACGATCCAACTGTGGGACAGCTGGGAATCCTCGGCGATCGTCCTCGACCCGAAGGAAGGGGTCTTCGCCGATCCCGACAAGGTACACACCGTCGACTACGACGGTCCCCGCTTCAAGGTCCGCGGGCCGCTGAACTCGCCGCGCAGCCCACAGGGGCGGCCCCTGCTCGTGCAGGCCGGATCATCGGAGAGCGGTAAGGAATTCGCCGCGCAATACGCCGAAGCGGTGTTCACCGCGCAGCGGACACTGGCCGAGGGACAGGCCTTCTACCGCGATCTCAAGTCTCGGCTGCCGAAATACGGACGCTCCGCCGACGAGTTGAAGGTGCTGCCGGGACTAGTGCCCTACATTGCCGACACCACGGCGGAGGCCGAGGCACTGGAGCGGGAATTCACCGACCTGATCTCACCCGACTATGCGCTCGGTCAGCTGTCACGGCTGCTCGGCATCGATCTCACCGAGCACGCACTCGACGCACCGCTGCCACCGCTGCCGTCGGTGACCGAAATCGAGGGCGGCAAGAGCCGGTTCACCCTGGTGAAGGAATTGGCCGAGAACGAGAACCTCACGGTGCGCCAGCTGATCGGCAAATTGGGCGGTGGTCGTGGCCACCGCTCGTTCGCGGGCACGCCGACGCAGATCGCCGACGAGCTGCAGACCTGGTTCGAGAACGGCGCGGCGGACGGCTTCAACATCATGCCGCCGTATCTGCCAGGTGGACTCGAGGTCTTCGTCGAGCGGGTCGTGCCGATCCTGCAGGAGCGCGGCCTCTTCCGCTCCGACTACGAGGCGGATACGTTGCGTGGGCACTACGGACTCGAATCGGTGGAAAGCCAGTTCGCCGAGGTGCAGACCGAAGCGAGCGCATGA
- a CDS encoding MFS transporter, translated as MFSVYLPTLARGIGMGAGAPVMTLTALDLGASTAVAGLAVALVGLGQVLGDLPAGQLVAKVGERTSIIGGTAVGIVGVLVCLLAQNIPMLCAGLLIVGLSNAIWGLARMTYLAEAIPFERRARVMSLFGGSMRLGFFVGPFLGAWAILGLGTRGGFVVELVAFAVAGALMVRTVPGTVVQEQEPPLSLVGVARLHRRVLSTLGAGVLLLGVARTSRDAILPLWADHIGMSAATASLIFGIGAALEVVFAYPAGHVMDRFGRGFIAVPSLAILAIAYFTVPLTHSAPSLGIVAVVMGIGNGISNGLIMVLGADVAPPAIRAEFLAAWRLNHDAGAFAGPLLIATLATAAPLAVSVLTIGGISALGATVMGRYIPQYVPWPRPAGDRDLHRSHDSSEQPGLRQSDLLQQKVTS; from the coding sequence ATGTTCTCGGTCTACCTGCCGACCTTGGCGCGCGGCATCGGCATGGGGGCGGGCGCACCGGTCATGACGCTGACCGCGCTCGACCTCGGCGCCTCCACAGCCGTCGCGGGACTGGCGGTGGCGCTGGTCGGGCTCGGTCAGGTGCTCGGCGATCTTCCCGCAGGTCAGTTGGTGGCCAAGGTCGGCGAGCGGACCTCGATCATCGGCGGCACCGCGGTCGGGATCGTCGGCGTGCTGGTGTGCCTGCTCGCGCAGAACATTCCGATGTTGTGCGCGGGGTTGCTCATCGTCGGACTCTCCAATGCCATCTGGGGTCTGGCGCGGATGACCTACCTGGCCGAGGCCATTCCGTTCGAGCGCCGCGCGCGCGTGATGTCGCTGTTCGGCGGCTCGATGCGGCTCGGGTTTTTCGTCGGACCATTCCTCGGCGCGTGGGCCATCCTCGGCCTCGGCACCAGGGGCGGGTTCGTGGTCGAGCTGGTCGCCTTCGCCGTCGCGGGTGCGCTGATGGTGCGGACCGTGCCGGGAACCGTTGTGCAGGAGCAGGAGCCGCCGCTGTCGCTCGTCGGAGTCGCACGCCTGCACCGGCGAGTGCTGTCGACCTTGGGCGCGGGTGTGCTGCTGCTCGGGGTGGCGCGGACATCCCGCGATGCGATCTTGCCGCTGTGGGCCGATCACATCGGGATGAGCGCGGCGACAGCCAGTTTGATCTTCGGTATCGGCGCGGCACTGGAGGTGGTCTTCGCCTATCCCGCCGGGCATGTGATGGACCGCTTCGGCCGCGGCTTCATCGCGGTTCCCTCGCTCGCGATCCTGGCAATCGCATATTTCACCGTGCCACTGACACATTCGGCACCGTCACTGGGGATTGTCGCGGTGGTGATGGGAATCGGCAACGGGATCAGCAACGGGCTGATCATGGTCCTCGGCGCGGACGTCGCGCCCCCCGCGATCCGCGCCGAGTTCCTCGCAGCATGGCGTCTCAACCACGATGCGGGTGCCTTCGCGGGGCCGCTGCTGATCGCCACACTGGCGACCGCTGCCCCACTGGCGGTCTCGGTCCTCACGATCGGCGGGATTTCCGCGCTCGGCGCGACGGTAATGGGCCGGTATATCCCGCAGTATGTCCCGTGGCCGCGTCCCGCCGGGGACCGGGACCTGCACCGCAGCCACGACTCTTCGGAACAACCTGGGCTCCGGCAATCGGATCTCCTGCAGCAGAAGGTGACATCATGA
- a CDS encoding FAD-binding protein: protein MTELDVLVLGGGPAGTWAALKAAATGASVTLADKGFCGSSGATAAAGTGIWYVRPEPELREQAMAGREALGGYLADRGWMARVLDETYSRVNELAEIGRYPFPVGRDGQPLRTGVQGPEYMKRQRLRVRRAGVRILDHTPAIELLIDADGAVAGARLQRLSDGAHIDIAARAVVLATGGCAFLSKTLGCNVNTGDGTLMAVETGAELSGMEFSNAYAIAPEFTSVTKTAYYSFATFYLGNGEPLTGASSKGGRSAIARALLSEPVYCTLDQADQAQRRAMRLGQPNFFLTFDRLGIDPFTERFPITLLLEGTVRGTGGVRVADHDCSSSVPGLYVAGDVATRELICGGFTGGGSHNAAWAMSSGSWAGAAAANYALHQGNSVDDRRRFGAGGVGLRPTGRPDAGLRPAEVVTAVQREVLPYDKNYLRHGDRLRPALATLHELWQQARTGLSGADTAKVRSAAAMTAHARWMYTAALARTESRGMARRQEFPDLDPAQHRRLITGGLDEVWTAPEPAFLARSRAQLVSA from the coding sequence ATGACCGAACTCGATGTTCTCGTCCTCGGCGGCGGACCGGCAGGCACCTGGGCCGCACTGAAGGCCGCGGCCACAGGTGCCTCGGTCACACTGGCGGACAAGGGATTCTGTGGTAGCAGCGGCGCGACGGCTGCCGCGGGGACCGGAATCTGGTATGTCCGGCCGGAGCCGGAGCTGCGCGAGCAGGCGATGGCCGGCCGCGAGGCTCTCGGCGGTTATCTCGCCGACCGGGGCTGGATGGCGCGGGTGCTCGACGAAACATACTCTCGAGTGAACGAACTCGCCGAGATCGGCCGCTATCCGTTCCCCGTCGGCCGCGATGGACAGCCGCTGCGGACGGGCGTGCAGGGCCCGGAATACATGAAGCGCCAACGGCTTCGGGTGCGGCGCGCCGGGGTGAGGATCCTCGACCACACGCCCGCAATCGAACTGCTGATCGACGCCGACGGCGCCGTGGCCGGAGCCCGCCTGCAGCGGCTGTCGGACGGCGCGCACATCGATATCGCCGCCCGCGCCGTCGTGCTGGCGACCGGCGGGTGCGCCTTCCTGTCGAAAACGCTGGGCTGCAACGTCAATACCGGCGACGGCACCTTGATGGCCGTCGAGACGGGCGCCGAGCTCTCCGGCATGGAATTCTCCAATGCCTACGCCATCGCCCCGGAATTCACCTCGGTGACCAAGACCGCGTACTACTCCTTCGCGACCTTCTATCTGGGCAACGGAGAGCCGCTGACGGGTGCGTCGAGCAAGGGCGGTCGCTCCGCGATCGCGCGAGCACTGTTGAGCGAGCCGGTGTACTGCACATTGGACCAGGCCGACCAAGCTCAACGCCGGGCGATGCGACTCGGGCAGCCGAACTTCTTCCTCACCTTCGACCGGCTCGGCATCGATCCGTTCACCGAGCGCTTCCCGATCACACTGCTACTCGAGGGCACGGTGCGCGGCACCGGCGGCGTGCGCGTCGCCGACCACGATTGCTCGAGCAGCGTTCCCGGTCTCTACGTGGCAGGCGATGTCGCGACCCGCGAGCTGATCTGCGGCGGGTTCACCGGAGGCGGCAGCCACAACGCCGCATGGGCGATGTCCTCGGGCAGTTGGGCTGGTGCCGCAGCGGCGAACTACGCACTACACCAGGGTAATTCGGTCGACGATCGGCGACGGTTCGGCGCCGGCGGTGTCGGGCTGCGGCCCACCGGCCGACCCGATGCCGGACTCCGACCGGCCGAGGTCGTCACCGCGGTGCAGCGGGAGGTGCTGCCCTACGACAAGAACTACCTGCGCCACGGCGACCGGCTGCGGCCCGCGCTCGCGACGCTGCACGAGCTGTGGCAGCAGGCGCGTACGGGCCTGTCCGGCGCCGACACCGCCAAGGTCCGCTCGGCAGCGGCGATGACCGCGCACGCGCGGTGGATGTACACCGCGGCGCTCGCACGCACCGAATCCCGGGGCATGGCGCGCCGCCAGGAGTTCCCCGACCTCGATCCGGCCCAGCACCGTCGACTGATCACCGGCGGGCTCGACGAGGTGTGGACCGCGCCCGAGCCCGCCTTCCTCGCCAGGTCCCGAGCACAGTTGGTATCGGCATGA
- a CDS encoding ferredoxin family protein — MIEVVSVDRCIGCDKCIEVCPTHVFDRGADGIPLLARQSDCQTCFMCEAYCPVDALFVAARTEPLPPDDIQRDETYLIERQLLGSYRKALGWGGGRLGARYAIGPELP; from the coding sequence ATGATCGAGGTGGTTTCGGTCGACCGGTGCATCGGATGCGACAAGTGCATCGAGGTGTGCCCCACCCACGTCTTCGACCGAGGTGCGGACGGGATCCCGTTGCTCGCACGGCAATCCGATTGCCAGACGTGCTTCATGTGCGAGGCCTACTGCCCCGTGGACGCGTTGTTCGTCGCGGCGCGCACCGAGCCACTGCCGCCCGACGATATCCAGCGCGACGAGACGTATCTGATCGAACGCCAGCTCTTGGGCAGCTACCGCAAGGCGCTCGGCTGGGGTGGTGGACGCCTCGGCGCCCGCTATGCGATCGGACCGGAATTGCCGTGA
- a CDS encoding TauD/TfdA dioxygenase family protein, producing MTAVHDTTTTTTDTVQIAPVAGHIGAEISGVDLRETLTDQQVEDITAALHKYKVLFFRDQHIGHAEQIAFSRRFGAVTPSHPYDDDAPTEYPEILAVDSRLYEKRFGVRKFSYTNFWHTDVSPLINPPAASILRADIAPVHGGDTQWTNLVAAYENLPESLRRFVEGLRAEHRFGGSRPAWNTDSDYAKKVAAAPLVTEHPVVRVHPVTGERALFVNPGFTTRVIGLSPNQSDALLKLLFDEIAQPAYTVRFRWEQGSIAFWDNRATAHLAPSDLDHLDVTRVLYRTTLEGDIPVGVDGVASTSISGAQFTGA from the coding sequence ATGACTGCCGTGCACGACACCACAACCACCACCACCGACACCGTGCAGATCGCGCCGGTCGCCGGACACATCGGCGCCGAAATCTCCGGCGTCGACTTGCGCGAGACCCTCACCGACCAGCAGGTCGAGGACATCACCGCCGCGCTGCACAAGTACAAGGTGCTGTTCTTCCGTGACCAGCACATCGGCCACGCCGAGCAGATCGCCTTCTCCCGGCGATTCGGCGCGGTCACCCCCTCACATCCCTACGACGACGACGCGCCGACCGAGTACCCGGAGATCCTCGCGGTCGACAGCCGACTGTACGAAAAGCGTTTCGGCGTACGGAAATTCAGCTACACCAACTTCTGGCACACCGATGTGTCCCCGCTGATCAACCCGCCCGCGGCATCGATCCTGCGCGCCGACATCGCCCCCGTGCACGGTGGTGACACCCAGTGGACGAACCTCGTCGCCGCTTACGAGAACCTGCCGGAATCGCTGCGGCGTTTCGTCGAGGGCCTGCGCGCCGAGCACCGGTTCGGTGGTAGCAGGCCGGCGTGGAACACCGACAGCGACTACGCGAAGAAGGTGGCCGCCGCGCCGCTGGTCACCGAACATCCCGTGGTTCGAGTGCATCCGGTGACCGGGGAACGGGCGCTGTTCGTCAACCCGGGCTTCACCACCCGCGTCATCGGGCTGAGCCCCAACCAGAGCGACGCGCTGTTGAAGCTGCTCTTCGACGAGATAGCGCAGCCGGCCTACACCGTGCGATTCCGCTGGGAGCAGGGCAGCATCGCGTTCTGGGACAACCGGGCCACCGCGCATCTCGCGCCGAGCGACCTGGATCATCTCGATGTCACCCGGGTGCTGTACCGCACCACGCTCGAGGGTGATATCCCGGTCGGCGTCGACGGGGTGGCCTCGACGTCCATCTCGGGCGCACAGTTCACCGGCGCCTGA
- a CDS encoding LLM class F420-dependent oxidoreductase has product MRFGIFIPQGWRLDLVGIDPAAQWGVMRDLAQRVDAGDVWESLWVYDHFHTVPTPTDEATHEAWTLMAAFAASTSRIRLGQMCTAISYRNPAYLAKVAATTDLISGGRVEMGIGGGWYEHEWRAYGYGFPSAGERLGRLDEGVRIFRQAWTEGTATLDGKHYQVDGAIVRPLPLQEGGIPLWIAGGGEKKTLRIAAKYADYTNFSGNPEEFTHKSEILRAHCADVGTDFDAIVRSSNFNVAIGSTEAEVEARLATLQARLSPFVGADQAAAHVDDLYRGTAAVGTPEQIIENLTKVRDLGLGYAIFNFPEAAYDTSGIELFEREVVPALA; this is encoded by the coding sequence GTGCGCTTCGGCATCTTCATCCCGCAGGGTTGGCGACTGGACCTGGTCGGTATCGACCCTGCGGCGCAGTGGGGGGTGATGCGCGATCTCGCCCAACGAGTCGACGCCGGTGACGTCTGGGAGTCGCTGTGGGTGTATGACCATTTCCACACCGTGCCGACGCCGACCGACGAAGCCACCCATGAGGCGTGGACGTTGATGGCGGCGTTCGCGGCCTCGACGTCGCGGATTCGGCTGGGGCAGATGTGTACCGCGATCAGCTACCGCAATCCGGCCTATCTGGCGAAGGTCGCCGCTACGACAGATCTGATCTCCGGCGGCCGGGTGGAGATGGGCATCGGCGGCGGCTGGTACGAACACGAATGGCGCGCTTACGGCTACGGATTCCCGTCGGCGGGTGAGCGTCTCGGACGCCTCGATGAGGGGGTGCGGATCTTCCGGCAGGCGTGGACCGAGGGCACGGCCACCCTCGACGGCAAGCACTACCAGGTCGACGGCGCCATCGTGCGTCCGCTGCCGTTGCAGGAGGGCGGGATTCCGCTCTGGATCGCAGGCGGTGGCGAGAAGAAAACGCTGCGGATCGCGGCGAAGTACGCCGACTACACCAATTTCAGCGGCAATCCCGAGGAGTTCACCCACAAGTCGGAAATCCTGCGCGCCCATTGCGCCGACGTCGGCACCGATTTCGACGCCATCGTGCGGAGCTCCAACTTCAATGTCGCCATCGGGTCCACCGAGGCCGAGGTCGAAGCACGCCTCGCCACCTTGCAGGCCCGCCTGAGCCCGTTCGTCGGCGCGGATCAGGCCGCCGCTCATGTCGACGACCTCTACCGGGGCACCGCCGCGGTCGGCACGCCTGAGCAGATCATCGAGAACCTCACCAAGGTCCGCGACCTCGGGCTCGGGTACGCCATCTTCAACTTCCCCGAAGCCGCCTACGACACCTCGGGCATCGAACTGTTCGAGCGCGAGGTCGTGCCCGCGCTGGCGTGA
- the eccCb gene encoding type VII secretion protein EccCb codes for MNSPTGRRLALFIANDTYHFEGLPRLYAPVSDAEQLRELLRDPEIGGFRPTEILTNESKAEIERSIERLFRGAEPEDVVLLYFSGHGLRTRQNLYLATSNTDPQLLSSTAVSSTFIRELIRESAAAAKIILLDCCYSGAFLGADVVKSAPNIDDVGRELAAGDGICVLTASSAVETAEDGHTGSDKSAPLSVFTSALVKGIGTGLADNGSGLIGTHDLWTYVSADVRSRTSRQTPNHYGVFKDEVYVARVRRKYSAVLEVGDRVQLGALLGRLERDPATGLRAENWWGTGRLKVPIGQERRADGAPGETVWLDLAGADGNLLVVGRAGSGKSTLLRTLAGSLALTHTSNEAQIYVLESSNRLGSMSALPHVAGVAGDDEPEQVRMLLETITGAIRSRKKLYRDNSIDSPASLRAARSLLTEGPVADVFLLIDRWGDFRQHIPEFDTTIRQVASAGPEYGVHVVATVRDWSEAPDWLGDLLPAHVELRLHRPAQSRINPERAARLPDGPGWALYGQRPFRIAMPDLRELQPDSVGMSDMTDGAAELVSRVVGAWPTPAGASGPQRSPLDGEVDFAALFGIGQDDRIVLDEAWGSRTGRDRLRIPIGVTHTGETVQLDLKQSAENGMGPHGLVVGAVGSGKSTLLKNIVAGLAVRHSPDVVNFLLISFKGAETFDGLADLPHVSALVDDLEADLSLVDRLGEAITGEVQRRQQLIRSAGNSNNIDEYERARATGSPSDPVPQDPLPALVIIVDEVAELLLQKSGFGDALGMVARLGRMLGMHLLLATQRLDGYRLGAIENQLSYRIALRTFSANESRSVLGTLDAYQLPSTPGLGYLKYDSSDPVRFKAPYVARPERDVHGASIGANVQRTLLDALVEYLRTRAPRAHQVWLPPLTVPATIGTLVRNSGVPHGRLRVPVAVIDDPFAQRQDVLTLSLDGEHGNVAVFGGQGAGKSTALAAVVIATAATHTPEQVQFYVLDFGGGLFAGLAGIPHVGSVASRTDADRVRRTIAELTALLHRREEFFAAHNIESMVEFRSRRADVDALPLGHQAAYPILREPFGDVFLVIDGWRELLQQFEALEPELNLLAVRGLQYGIHVILSAARWVDIRPAVKERIGMEVELRLSDSNDSGISRRAAALVPHVPGRALIRGPAGAQHILMALPRLGSSTDVQTLSLGIGSAGRKLSDAYPGRRAPEIRMLPARIDRSEVLAAADALGIEQSGSRVVVGVRESDLQPLVLDFQNQPLLLIFADAGAGKTTLLRNIVAGITERATAGQVRIVLIDPRRTMLDAVDTEFRSGYSNSSLEVADTAAQLADVIDRRLPGPGVTAQQLRERSWWTGPEIFVVVDDYDIVVTSSANPLTPLVDVLAQAGDCGVRVIVARRTAGASRAMYDPVLSRMRELGADALLMSGSRDEGKLIGDVRPSPMPPGRGTFITRTREPELVQICEPPRE; via the coding sequence ATGAATAGTCCGACCGGTCGGAGGTTGGCGCTGTTCATCGCCAACGACACCTACCATTTCGAGGGTCTGCCTCGGCTGTACGCGCCGGTCTCCGATGCCGAACAGCTGCGAGAGTTGCTGCGGGACCCCGAAATCGGCGGCTTCCGGCCGACCGAAATACTGACCAACGAATCCAAGGCCGAGATCGAACGCAGTATCGAGCGACTGTTCCGCGGTGCGGAGCCGGAGGATGTTGTCCTGCTCTACTTCTCCGGCCACGGTCTGCGGACCAGACAGAACCTGTATCTGGCGACCAGCAACACCGACCCGCAGTTGTTGAGCAGCACCGCGGTGTCCTCGACATTCATTCGAGAACTGATCAGGGAGTCTGCCGCCGCGGCGAAGATCATTCTGCTGGACTGCTGCTACAGCGGCGCGTTCCTCGGCGCGGACGTGGTCAAGTCCGCACCCAATATCGACGACGTCGGCCGGGAACTCGCCGCGGGCGACGGTATCTGCGTGCTGACCGCCTCCAGCGCCGTCGAGACGGCCGAGGACGGGCACACCGGCTCGGATAAGTCCGCGCCGCTTTCGGTGTTCACTTCGGCCCTGGTGAAGGGTATCGGCACCGGACTTGCCGACAACGGTAGCGGGCTGATCGGCACGCACGACTTGTGGACCTATGTCAGCGCCGATGTGCGCAGCCGGACGAGTAGACAGACCCCGAACCACTACGGCGTCTTCAAGGACGAGGTCTACGTCGCCCGGGTCCGGCGGAAGTACTCCGCCGTTCTCGAGGTAGGCGACCGAGTGCAGCTCGGTGCTCTGCTCGGTCGGCTCGAACGCGATCCGGCCACCGGCCTGCGCGCGGAGAACTGGTGGGGGACAGGAAGACTCAAGGTGCCGATCGGTCAGGAGCGGCGTGCGGACGGCGCTCCAGGCGAGACGGTGTGGCTGGACCTGGCCGGCGCAGACGGCAACCTTCTCGTCGTCGGCCGCGCGGGCTCGGGAAAGAGCACGCTGCTGCGCACGCTTGCCGGATCGCTTGCCCTGACCCACACCTCGAACGAGGCGCAGATCTACGTGCTGGAGTCGAGTAACCGCCTTGGCTCGATGAGCGCGCTGCCGCACGTCGCGGGTGTGGCGGGCGACGATGAACCCGAGCAGGTGCGGATGCTGCTGGAAACGATCACCGGCGCCATCCGCAGTCGCAAGAAGCTATACCGGGACAACAGCATCGATTCCCCGGCCAGCTTGCGCGCCGCGCGGTCGCTGCTGACCGAGGGGCCGGTCGCCGATGTGTTCCTGCTGATCGATCGGTGGGGCGACTTCCGCCAGCACATACCGGAATTCGACACCACGATCCGGCAGGTGGCCAGCGCTGGCCCGGAGTACGGCGTGCACGTGGTCGCGACGGTCCGCGATTGGAGTGAAGCCCCGGACTGGCTGGGCGATCTGCTGCCCGCACATGTCGAACTGCGGTTGCACCGCCCGGCCCAGTCGCGGATCAACCCCGAGCGTGCCGCGCGGCTGCCCGACGGTCCCGGCTGGGCGCTCTACGGCCAGCGGCCATTTCGCATTGCCATGCCGGATCTGCGTGAACTGCAACCCGATTCGGTAGGCATGTCGGATATGACCGATGGCGCGGCCGAGTTGGTGAGTCGAGTGGTCGGCGCGTGGCCGACTCCGGCCGGTGCGTCCGGTCCGCAGCGTTCGCCGCTGGACGGTGAGGTCGACTTCGCCGCACTCTTCGGCATCGGCCAGGACGACCGGATCGTTCTCGATGAGGCGTGGGGGTCCCGGACCGGTCGCGACCGGCTCAGAATTCCCATCGGGGTCACGCACACCGGTGAAACCGTGCAGCTGGATCTCAAGCAGTCCGCTGAAAACGGCATGGGACCACACGGTTTGGTGGTCGGCGCCGTCGGATCGGGCAAGTCGACGCTGCTGAAGAATATCGTCGCCGGACTCGCGGTGCGCCACTCACCGGATGTCGTCAACTTCCTGCTGATTTCATTCAAGGGCGCGGAGACGTTCGATGGCTTGGCAGACCTGCCACATGTTTCGGCGTTGGTCGACGATCTCGAAGCAGATCTCTCGCTGGTCGATCGGCTCGGCGAAGCGATCACCGGCGAGGTACAACGCCGACAGCAGCTGATCCGGTCGGCGGGAAACTCCAACAATATCGACGAGTACGAACGAGCACGGGCGACGGGCTCACCGTCTGACCCGGTGCCGCAGGATCCGTTGCCCGCTCTGGTCATCATTGTCGACGAGGTCGCCGAACTCCTTTTGCAGAAGTCGGGATTCGGCGATGCCCTCGGTATGGTTGCCCGACTGGGCCGGATGTTGGGGATGCATCTGCTGCTGGCGACCCAACGTCTGGACGGGTATCGGCTCGGTGCGATCGAGAACCAGCTGTCCTATCGGATCGCCTTGCGCACCTTCTCGGCCAATGAATCCCGTTCCGTGCTGGGCACACTGGATGCGTACCAATTGCCGAGCACGCCGGGGCTCGGCTATCTGAAATACGATTCTTCCGACCCCGTCCGCTTCAAGGCGCCGTATGTGGCGCGGCCGGAACGTGATGTACACGGTGCAAGCATCGGTGCGAACGTACAGCGTACGTTGCTCGATGCTCTGGTCGAATACTTGCGCACGAGAGCGCCACGTGCGCACCAGGTATGGCTGCCGCCGTTGACAGTACCGGCGACGATCGGCACGTTGGTGCGGAACTCCGGCGTTCCGCACGGCCGACTTCGCGTGCCGGTCGCCGTCATCGACGATCCGTTCGCCCAGCGACAGGACGTGCTGACGTTGTCCTTGGACGGCGAGCACGGCAATGTCGCGGTGTTCGGCGGCCAGGGGGCCGGCAAGTCGACCGCGCTGGCGGCCGTTGTCATCGCGACGGCCGCGACGCATACCCCCGAGCAGGTCCAGTTCTATGTGCTCGATTTCGGTGGTGGGTTGTTCGCCGGTCTCGCGGGCATACCACATGTGGGATCCGTCGCGAGCCGGACGGACGCGGATCGAGTACGGCGCACGATAGCGGAGCTGACCGCATTGCTGCATCGGCGTGAGGAGTTCTTCGCCGCACACAACATCGAGTCGATGGTCGAGTTCCGTAGTCGCAGAGCCGATGTCGACGCGCTGCCGCTCGGACATCAGGCCGCCTACCCGATTCTGCGGGAACCGTTCGGGGACGTGTTCCTGGTGATCGATGGCTGGCGAGAACTGCTCCAGCAGTTCGAGGCATTAGAACCCGAGTTGAATCTCCTTGCTGTTCGTGGCCTCCAATACGGCATTCACGTGATCCTGTCGGCCGCCAGGTGGGTGGACATCCGCCCGGCTGTCAAGGAGCGAATCGGTATGGAGGTGGAGTTACGGCTCAGCGACTCGAACGATTCCGGTATCAGCAGGCGCGCGGCCGCGCTCGTGCCGCACGTGCCCGGGCGCGCGCTGATTCGAGGGCCCGCTGGAGCTCAGCACATTCTGATGGCGCTGCCACGCCTCGGCTCGAGTACGGACGTCCAGACATTGTCTCTCGGTATCGGTTCGGCAGGCCGGAAACTCAGCGACGCCTATCCCGGCCGACGCGCACCGGAAATTCGGATGCTTCCGGCGCGAATCGATCGATCCGAGGTGCTGGCGGCTGCCGACGCACTGGGGATCGAACAGAGTGGGAGCCGCGTCGTCGTCGGCGTGCGGGAGTCCGACCTCCAGCCGCTGGTGCTGGACTTCCAGAACCAACCGCTGTTGTTGATCTTCGCCGACGCCGGAGCGGGCAAGACGACACTCCTGCGGAACATCGTCGCCGGGATAACCGAACGGGCCACCGCAGGACAGGTGCGCATTGTCCTCATCGACCCGCGGCGAACGATGCTGGATGCCGTCGACACCGAATTCCGGTCCGGGTACTCGAATTCGTCTCTGGAAGTGGCCGACACGGCGGCTCAGCTCGCCGATGTCATTGATCGCCGGCTGCCGGGGCCGGGGGTGACGGCACAGCAACTTCGTGAGCGCAGCTGGTGGACCGGTCCCGAAATATTCGTTGTCGTCGACGACTACGACATCGTGGTGACCAGTTCCGCGAATCCGCTGACGCCGCTGGTCGATGTGCTCGCGCAGGCCGGCGACTGTGGTGTCCGTGTGATCGTGGCTCGGCGCACGGCAGGCGCCAGCCGGGCAATGTATGACCCGGTGCTCAGCCGAATGCGCGAGCTCGGCGCGGACGCGTTGCTCATGAGCGGGTCCAGAGACGAGGGCAAATTGATCGGTGACGTTCGCCCCTCCCCGATGCCGCCCGGCCGCGGCACGTTCATCACTCGGACCCGTGAGCCGGAGCTGGTCCAGATCTGCGAACCGCCCCGAGAGTGA